One Mycolicibacterium sarraceniae genomic window carries:
- a CDS encoding PhoH family protein: MASRETTAASQVRSSMTVPPDLVVGLLGSADENLRALERSLSADLHVRGNTVTLSGEAADVAMAERVISELIAIVAGGQTLSADAVRHSIGMVAGADNESPAEVLTLDILSRRGKTIRPKTLNQKRYVDAIDAHTIVFGIGPAGTGKTYLAMAKAVNALQTKQVTRIILTRPAVEAGERLGFLPGTLTEKIDPYLRPLYDALHDMMDPTAIPNLLASGVIEVAPLAFMRGRSLNDAFIILDEAQNTTAEQMKMFLTRLGFGSKIVVTGDITQVDLPGGARSGLRAAMDVLDGIDDIHFSELTSADVVRHRLVSEIVDAYAKAEQQPGLMNRSQRRSTRR; the protein is encoded by the coding sequence GTGGCTTCCCGCGAGACGACCGCTGCCTCGCAAGTGCGCAGCAGCATGACTGTTCCGCCCGACCTCGTCGTGGGCCTGCTGGGTTCCGCCGACGAAAACTTGCGCGCACTCGAACGCAGCCTGTCAGCCGACCTGCACGTCCGAGGAAATACCGTCACCCTGTCCGGTGAGGCCGCTGACGTCGCGATGGCCGAGCGGGTGATCTCCGAATTGATCGCGATCGTCGCCGGCGGTCAGACACTGTCTGCGGATGCGGTACGGCACAGCATCGGGATGGTCGCCGGCGCCGATAACGAGTCGCCGGCCGAGGTGCTGACCCTGGACATTCTGTCCCGGCGCGGTAAGACAATTCGGCCCAAGACGCTGAACCAGAAGCGCTACGTCGACGCTATCGACGCCCACACCATCGTGTTCGGCATTGGACCGGCAGGTACCGGTAAGACCTACCTGGCGATGGCCAAGGCCGTCAACGCGCTGCAGACCAAACAGGTCACCCGGATCATCCTGACCCGCCCCGCCGTGGAAGCCGGTGAGCGTCTTGGCTTCCTCCCCGGCACGCTGACTGAGAAGATCGACCCTTACCTGCGGCCGCTGTATGACGCTCTGCACGACATGATGGATCCGACCGCGATCCCGAACCTGTTGGCCTCCGGCGTGATCGAGGTGGCGCCCCTAGCCTTCATGCGCGGCCGCTCGCTCAATGACGCGTTCATCATTCTCGACGAGGCGCAGAACACGACCGCCGAACAGATGAAGATGTTCCTCACCCGGCTGGGCTTCGGATCCAAGATCGTCGTCACCGGTGATATCACTCAGGTCGATCTGCCCGGCGGCGCGAGATCCGGCCTGCGTGCGGCGATGGACGTCCTGGACGGAATCGACGATATCCACTTTTCCGAACTCACCAGCGCCGACGTCGTGCGTCACCGACTGGTGTCGGAGATCGTCGACGCCTACGCCAAAGCCGAGCAGCAGCCCGGCCTGATGAACCGCTCCCAGCGTCGTTCGACGCGGCGTTAG
- a CDS encoding nuclear transport factor 2 family protein — MTESANVAATKAIYAAVPAGDLETALSHMDSEVRITYYGSDAIPYAGDYQGIAKAVEFFSTVGSHVQIVAMEPWLFIEDGDNLAVWGHQKFLRPATGHLWESEFAHIIALRGGKWLHFRDFMNSALTHQAFTRE; from the coding sequence ATGACCGAGAGCGCCAACGTCGCTGCCACTAAGGCGATCTATGCCGCGGTTCCCGCCGGTGATCTGGAAACCGCGCTGAGCCATATGGATTCGGAGGTCCGGATCACCTACTACGGCAGCGACGCCATCCCGTACGCCGGTGACTACCAGGGTATTGCGAAAGCCGTCGAGTTCTTCAGCACGGTGGGCAGCCATGTCCAGATCGTGGCGATGGAACCATGGCTGTTCATCGAAGACGGCGACAACCTCGCGGTCTGGGGCCATCAGAAGTTCCTGCGGCCAGCCACCGGGCACCTCTGGGAGTCGGAGTTCGCCCACATCATCGCGCTGCGCGGCGGCAAGTGGCTGCACTTCCGGGACTTCATGAACTCCGCACTCACCCACCAGGCGTTCACCCGCGAATAG
- a CDS encoding cytochrome P450: MTSTTASALHLLTTPEGIANPYPLFEQLRDCSPVAGYQDWPPRTVPGADEPVTAWALFRHDQVLAAARDGETFSSRDPIQEASSAPSLMLVNTDPPAHTGERKLVSQAFSPRRIRRLENWLGELVPVLLADFDARGHDGDPDVMEFADEVPTRAMVRLLGLPDGDHVRFKNWANAFMLSSTMTPEERMASNMEMVQAFTERVIEHSAHLDDSQDVEDAEDLISALLRAELDGERLTPEQIVRLCVTLVVAGSETTTYLIGSVVHAMACEPAVTARLRADRSLVSTFIEEVARLTGPQRLFRIATRDVEIDGAQIKKGEWVALFFGSANHDPAVFEDPERLDLDRPNIRQHLAFGHGLHFCLGAPLARLEVGSVVNAVLDCYSVIGLSEEPGVRQTASLLTHGFVRLPLQLTR; this comes from the coding sequence ATGACGTCGACCACCGCTTCTGCACTCCACTTGCTGACCACTCCGGAGGGGATCGCGAACCCGTATCCGCTCTTCGAGCAACTGCGGGATTGCTCGCCGGTGGCGGGCTACCAGGACTGGCCACCGCGGACCGTGCCCGGCGCCGATGAGCCGGTCACCGCGTGGGCATTGTTCCGCCATGATCAGGTCCTCGCTGCGGCTCGCGACGGCGAGACATTCTCCTCCCGTGACCCGATCCAGGAGGCGTCCTCGGCACCGAGCCTGATGCTGGTCAACACCGATCCGCCCGCACACACCGGCGAGCGCAAACTGGTCAGCCAGGCGTTCTCGCCGCGGCGCATCCGCCGGCTCGAGAACTGGCTCGGCGAACTCGTGCCGGTGCTGCTGGCCGATTTCGATGCCCGCGGCCACGATGGCGATCCCGATGTCATGGAGTTCGCCGACGAGGTGCCCACCCGTGCGATGGTGCGCTTGCTCGGCCTACCCGACGGCGACCACGTCCGGTTCAAGAACTGGGCCAACGCCTTCATGCTGTCGTCGACGATGACACCCGAGGAGCGGATGGCCAGCAATATGGAGATGGTGCAGGCGTTCACCGAGCGTGTCATCGAACACAGTGCGCACCTTGATGATTCGCAGGATGTGGAGGACGCCGAGGATCTGATCTCGGCGCTGCTGCGGGCTGAACTCGACGGCGAGCGTCTCACCCCGGAGCAGATCGTGCGGCTCTGCGTGACGCTGGTGGTGGCCGGCAGCGAGACGACGACCTACCTGATCGGCAGTGTCGTGCACGCCATGGCGTGTGAGCCCGCGGTGACCGCCCGGCTGCGGGCGGACCGGTCGCTGGTGAGCACCTTCATCGAGGAGGTGGCCAGACTGACTGGGCCGCAACGGTTGTTCCGCATCGCGACCCGCGACGTCGAGATCGATGGCGCGCAGATCAAGAAGGGGGAGTGGGTGGCGTTGTTCTTCGGCTCGGCCAACCACGACCCGGCCGTATTCGAGGATCCCGAACGCCTGGATCTGGACCGCCCGAATATCCGCCAGCATCTGGCGTTCGGCCACGGCCTGCACTTCTGCCTGGGGGCACCGCTGGCCCGGCTGGAGGTGGGCTCGGTCGTGAACGCGGTACTGGACTGCTACTCGGTGATCGGCCTGTCCGAGGAGCCGGGTGTGCGCCAGACCGCCAGCCTGCTCACCCACGGTTTCGTCCGCCTGCCGCTGCAGCTCACCCGATGA
- a CDS encoding 16S rRNA (uracil(1498)-N(3))-methyltransferase — protein MADTLFYADAIPAVGQFAVVEGDEGFHAATVRRIRPGETLVLSDGAGTLGRCEVEETSKRGFSARVFERWTAPRPSPTVTVAQGIPKSERSELAIELATEAGADDFIAWQADRCVARWDGERAEKGLRRWRAVSRSAARQSRRAHIPDITGPVVSAALVAQVAERVGVGALVLALHESADRPLTELPVAQANSIMLIVGPEGGISDGELAALVEAGAAAVRLGPTVLRTTTAAAVALGALGVLTPRWAL, from the coding sequence TTGGCCGACACCCTGTTCTACGCCGACGCCATCCCGGCGGTCGGGCAGTTCGCGGTCGTCGAGGGCGACGAAGGCTTCCACGCCGCGACGGTGCGGCGCATCCGTCCTGGTGAAACGCTGGTGCTCTCCGACGGCGCGGGCACCCTGGGTCGCTGCGAGGTCGAGGAAACCAGCAAGCGCGGATTCTCCGCCCGGGTGTTCGAGCGCTGGACGGCCCCCCGCCCGTCCCCGACGGTGACTGTCGCACAAGGTATCCCGAAATCGGAACGCTCCGAGCTCGCGATCGAATTGGCCACCGAGGCCGGTGCCGACGATTTCATCGCTTGGCAGGCGGATCGGTGCGTCGCGCGCTGGGACGGCGAGCGGGCGGAGAAGGGCCTGCGCCGCTGGCGGGCGGTGTCACGCTCGGCCGCGCGGCAGTCACGGCGCGCCCACATCCCGGACATCACCGGGCCGGTGGTGTCGGCCGCACTGGTCGCGCAGGTCGCCGAGCGCGTCGGAGTAGGTGCTCTGGTGCTCGCGCTGCACGAGTCAGCCGACCGGCCGCTGACTGAACTACCTGTGGCACAAGCAAATTCGATCATGTTGATCGTGGGTCCCGAAGGCGGGATCAGCGACGGCGAACTCGCCGCGCTGGTGGAGGCCGGTGCCGCCGCAGTCCGGCTCGGCCCCACGGTGCTGCGCACCACCACCGCCGCGGCAGTGGCACTGGGCGCGCTGGGGGTACTGACGCCGCGCTGGGCGCTTTAG
- the dnaJ gene encoding molecular chaperone DnaJ codes for MARDYYGLLGVSQGASDQEIKRAYRKLARELHPDVNPDEAAQHRFKEISAAYEVLSDPEKRRIVDLGGDPLESAGGAANGFSGFGGLGDVFEAFFGGGGSTRGPAGRVRPGSDSLLRMRLDLSECATGVTKQVTVDTAILCDICQGKGTHGDSTPVACDTCGGRGEVQTVQRSLLGQVMTSRPCPTCRGVGEVIPDPCHRCGGDGRVRARRDISVKIPAGVGDGMRVRLTAQGEVGPGGGPAGDLYVEVHEQQHEVFVRDGDDLHFTVSVPMVDAALGTSVTVDGILDGLTEITIAPGTQPGSVTTLRGHGMPHLRSGVRGNLHAHIEVTVPGKLDARAKELLSEFKTRSHAEPEVKSTHAGAANSGGLFNRLRETFSGR; via the coding sequence GTGGCAAGGGACTACTACGGCTTACTGGGAGTGAGCCAGGGCGCCAGCGATCAGGAGATCAAACGCGCCTACCGCAAGCTGGCCCGCGAGTTGCATCCCGACGTCAATCCCGACGAGGCCGCCCAGCATCGGTTCAAGGAGATCAGCGCCGCCTACGAGGTGTTGTCCGATCCGGAAAAGCGCCGCATCGTCGATCTGGGCGGCGACCCGCTGGAAAGCGCGGGCGGCGCGGCCAACGGGTTCAGCGGCTTTGGCGGTCTGGGTGATGTGTTCGAGGCGTTCTTCGGCGGTGGCGGCTCAACGCGCGGCCCCGCCGGTCGGGTGCGGCCCGGTTCGGACTCGCTGCTGCGCATGCGCCTGGACCTGTCCGAGTGCGCGACCGGCGTGACCAAGCAGGTCACCGTCGACACCGCCATCCTGTGCGATATCTGCCAGGGCAAGGGGACCCACGGCGACTCCACCCCGGTCGCTTGCGATACCTGTGGCGGCCGCGGCGAGGTGCAGACCGTGCAGCGTTCGCTGCTCGGTCAGGTGATGACCTCACGTCCCTGCCCGACCTGCCGCGGTGTCGGTGAGGTTATTCCCGACCCGTGTCACCGGTGCGGCGGTGACGGCCGCGTGCGGGCCCGCCGCGATATCAGCGTCAAGATCCCGGCCGGTGTCGGCGACGGTATGCGGGTCCGGTTGACCGCACAGGGTGAGGTCGGCCCGGGCGGTGGCCCGGCGGGCGACCTCTACGTCGAGGTCCACGAGCAGCAGCACGAGGTCTTCGTGCGCGACGGTGACGACCTGCATTTCACTGTCTCGGTGCCGATGGTCGACGCCGCCCTCGGCACCTCGGTCACCGTCGACGGCATCCTCGACGGGCTCACCGAGATCACGATTGCGCCGGGCACGCAGCCGGGATCGGTGACAACGCTGCGCGGACACGGCATGCCGCATCTGCGTTCGGGCGTCCGGGGGAACCTGCACGCGCACATCGAAGTGACGGTCCCCGGCAAGCTTGACGCGCGGGCCAAGGAATTGCTCAGCGAGTTCAAGACCCGCAGCCACGCCGAGCCCGAGGTCAAGTCCACGCACGCCGGCGCCGCCAATTCCGGCGGTCTGTTCAACCGGCTGCGCGAGACCTTCAGCGGCCGCTGA
- the hrcA gene encoding heat-inducible transcriptional repressor HrcA produces MGSADDRRFEVLRAIVADFVATQEPIGSKALVDRHNLGVSSATVRNDMAVLEAEGYITQPHTSSGRVPTDKGYREFVDRIDDVKPLSGSERRAIVQFLESGVDLDDVLRRAVKLLAQLTRQVAIVQYPTLSTSTVRHLEIVSITPARLLMVVITDSGRVDQRIVELGDTIDDHQLSQLRELLGQALEGKRLAAASAAVADLAARLDGSGGLGDAVGRSATVLLESLVEHNEERLLMGGTANLTRNTADFGGSLRSILEALEEQVVVLRLLAAQQEAGKVTVRIGHETEAEQMVGTSVVTTTYGSSGTVYGGMGVLGPTRMDYPGTIANVAAVAMYIGDVLGHRAG; encoded by the coding sequence ATGGGAAGTGCAGACGACCGTCGCTTTGAGGTACTTCGCGCCATCGTCGCCGACTTCGTCGCGACCCAGGAGCCGATCGGTTCCAAGGCCCTAGTCGACCGCCACAACCTCGGCGTGTCCAGCGCCACTGTGCGCAATGACATGGCGGTATTGGAGGCCGAGGGGTACATCACCCAGCCCCACACCAGCTCCGGCCGGGTGCCCACCGACAAGGGCTACCGGGAGTTTGTCGACCGCATCGACGACGTCAAACCGCTGTCGGGATCCGAACGCCGCGCGATCGTGCAGTTCCTGGAATCGGGGGTCGACCTCGACGATGTGTTACGCCGTGCGGTGAAACTGTTAGCCCAGCTGACCCGTCAGGTGGCGATCGTCCAGTACCCGACGCTGTCCACCTCGACCGTGCGCCACCTCGAGATCGTCTCGATCACCCCCGCCCGGCTGTTGATGGTCGTCATCACCGATTCGGGCCGAGTCGATCAGCGCATCGTTGAGCTGGGCGACACCATCGACGATCACCAGTTGTCTCAGTTGCGTGAACTGCTCGGGCAGGCGCTGGAGGGCAAGCGCCTGGCGGCCGCCTCGGCCGCGGTGGCTGACCTCGCCGCCCGACTGGACGGGTCCGGTGGCCTCGGTGACGCGGTCGGACGGTCGGCGACGGTGCTGCTGGAGTCGCTGGTCGAACACAATGAGGAACGCCTGCTGATGGGCGGTACCGCCAACCTGACCCGCAACACCGCCGACTTCGGCGGCTCGCTGCGCTCGATCCTGGAAGCACTGGAGGAACAGGTGGTGGTCCTTCGGCTGCTGGCCGCCCAACAGGAAGCGGGTAAGGTCACGGTGCGCATCGGCCACGAGACCGAGGCCGAGCAGATGGTCGGCACTTCGGTGGTGACCACGACCTACGGCAGCTCGGGCACCGTCTACGGCGGCATGGGTGTCTTGGGGCCGACCAGAATGGACTACCCGGGGACCATTGCCAATGTCGCGGCGGTTGCGATGTACATCGGGGATGTCTTAGGACACCGAGCCGGATAA
- a CDS encoding type II toxin-antitoxin system VapB family antitoxin: MIFKGVRDGKPYPDHGLTYRDWSQIPPRQIRLDELVTTTTVLALDRLLSEDSTFYGDLFPHAVRWHGVVYLEDGLHRAVRAALRNRTVLHARVYDMDPAPNGQSSAG; the protein is encoded by the coding sequence ATGATCTTCAAGGGCGTCAGAGACGGCAAGCCTTACCCCGACCACGGTCTGACCTACCGAGACTGGTCGCAGATCCCCCCTCGACAGATCCGCCTCGACGAGTTGGTCACCACCACGACGGTGCTCGCGCTCGATCGCCTGCTATCCGAGGATTCGACGTTCTACGGCGACCTGTTCCCGCACGCGGTCAGGTGGCACGGCGTCGTCTATCTCGAAGACGGGCTACACCGGGCGGTGCGCGCCGCTCTGCGTAATCGCACCGTGCTGCACGCCCGGGTCTACGACATGGACCCGGCCCCCAACGGCCAATCCTCGGCGGGCTGA
- a CDS encoding sensor histidine kinase, producing MIATRRWQWRRPRSLRRRLVLWVSTIVSVALVGVGAVAVMSLRDEAASLANSQVTNSLAAFSYSYAKAKRHQDAPASGDGSHEGLVEFPGQAPGTVIAMLHDGVAVYGTVFTDGEPIPASAAVLRSLAGIDWRHGDPQTVALPGLGSHRVGHSDFAGGERLISAVSLDQANKTVGGKVLTVAGLVVLAIVVTALGTIVVVNYALEPLRRVAAVAGEVAAMPLDSTDYRITARVSPADTDPESEIGVVGHTLNRLLANVDAALNEIAGSDRRTRQFLTDASHELRTPLAAILGYAELTRQDSEILPPTTEYALARIEAESRRMTSLVADLLLLSRLDEGLDLELEDLDLCDLVADAVNDVSVTAPDHRFVTELPDQAVWVRGDRARLHQLLGNLLSNARVHTPAGVTVTTSLSIAGTGAAVELVVGDNGPGIPDDIMPNLFGRFVRADKSRSRELGCSGLGLAIVLSIVEAHKGTVVAESSPGATVFTVRLPAAPTPGRPAQPAEDWPLGAGSMS from the coding sequence GTGATCGCAACGCGGCGGTGGCAGTGGCGCAGGCCGCGGTCGTTGCGCCGCCGGCTCGTGCTGTGGGTGTCGACGATCGTCAGCGTGGCTCTGGTGGGAGTCGGCGCGGTGGCGGTGATGAGCCTGCGCGACGAAGCCGCCAGCCTGGCCAACAGCCAGGTGACAAATTCGCTGGCGGCGTTCAGCTACTCCTACGCCAAAGCCAAGCGACATCAGGACGCGCCGGCTTCCGGTGATGGTTCGCACGAGGGGTTGGTCGAGTTCCCCGGTCAGGCTCCCGGCACGGTCATCGCCATGCTGCACGACGGGGTCGCCGTCTACGGCACGGTGTTCACCGATGGCGAACCCATCCCGGCGTCAGCGGCGGTGCTGCGTTCGCTGGCGGGTATCGACTGGCGTCACGGTGACCCGCAGACCGTCGCACTGCCCGGGCTGGGTTCGCACCGCGTCGGCCACAGTGACTTCGCCGGCGGCGAACGGCTGATCTCTGCGGTGTCGCTCGACCAGGCGAACAAGACCGTCGGGGGCAAGGTGCTGACCGTCGCGGGTTTGGTGGTCCTCGCGATCGTCGTCACCGCACTGGGCACGATCGTGGTGGTCAACTATGCGCTCGAACCACTGCGCCGGGTCGCGGCGGTCGCCGGTGAGGTGGCCGCGATGCCGCTGGACAGCACGGACTATCGCATCACCGCCCGGGTGAGCCCCGCCGACACCGATCCTGAAAGCGAGATCGGCGTCGTCGGACATACATTGAACCGGTTGCTGGCCAACGTCGACGCGGCGCTCAACGAGATCGCCGGATCCGACCGGCGGACCCGCCAATTCCTCACCGACGCGAGCCACGAGCTGCGCACACCACTGGCCGCGATCCTCGGCTATGCCGAACTCACGCGACAGGACAGTGAAATCCTGCCGCCCACCACCGAGTACGCGCTGGCCCGCATCGAGGCCGAGTCACGACGGATGACGTCGTTGGTGGCCGACCTGCTGCTGCTGTCCCGCCTCGATGAGGGACTCGACCTCGAACTCGAGGACCTCGACCTGTGTGATCTCGTCGCCGACGCCGTCAACGACGTGTCGGTGACGGCGCCGGATCACCGGTTCGTCACCGAGTTGCCCGACCAGGCCGTCTGGGTGCGCGGCGATCGGGCCCGCCTCCATCAGCTGCTGGGCAACCTGCTGAGCAACGCGCGAGTGCATACCCCGGCGGGGGTGACCGTCACGACGTCGCTATCGATCGCCGGCACTGGCGCGGCCGTCGAACTGGTGGTGGGCGATAACGGGCCCGGAATCCCCGACGACATCATGCCCAACCTGTTCGGCCGGTTTGTGCGGGCCGATAAGTCGCGCTCGCGCGAACTGGGCTGCAGCGGCCTCGGGTTGGCCATCGTGCTCTCGATCGTGGAGGCGCACAAGGGCACCGTCGTGGCCGAATCCAGTCCTGGCGCAACAGTATTCACTGTGCGGCTGCCTGCGGCGCCAACGCCGGGCCGGCCTGCTCAGCCCGCCGAGGATTGGCCGTTGGGGGCCGGGTCCATGTCGTAG
- a CDS encoding response regulator transcription factor, with protein sequence MALPVAPTSSRPQQPRQKILGQLPRISRVDGSPIRVLLVDDEPALTNLVKMALHYEGWDVETASDGRDALARFEDFEPDLLVLDIMLPDIDGLQILKMTRESDGYTPTLFLTARDSVMDRVTGLTAGGDDYLTKPFSLEELVARLRGLLRRAKATMAPEDGVLTVGDLVLDGASRDVRRGGEQISLTTTEFELLRFLMRNPRRAVTRAEILDQVWNYGFGGRSSIVDLYISYLRRKVDTNREPMIHTVRGVGYMLRPSPSP encoded by the coding sequence ATGGCTCTACCGGTAGCACCCACATCGTCGCGTCCACAGCAGCCGCGCCAGAAGATTCTCGGCCAGTTGCCCCGCATCTCTCGGGTCGACGGATCCCCCATCCGTGTTCTGCTCGTCGACGACGAGCCGGCGCTGACCAATCTGGTCAAGATGGCGTTGCACTATGAGGGCTGGGATGTGGAGACGGCGAGCGATGGGCGCGACGCCTTGGCGAGGTTTGAGGACTTCGAGCCCGACCTTCTGGTCCTGGACATCATGCTGCCCGATATCGACGGTCTGCAGATCCTGAAGATGACCAGGGAGTCTGACGGGTACACGCCGACGCTGTTCCTGACCGCCCGGGACTCGGTGATGGACCGGGTGACGGGTCTGACGGCCGGCGGCGACGACTACCTGACCAAGCCGTTCAGCCTGGAAGAGCTGGTGGCCCGGTTGCGCGGCCTGTTGCGCCGGGCCAAGGCCACCATGGCTCCTGAGGATGGCGTGCTCACGGTAGGTGATCTGGTGCTCGACGGCGCGAGCCGCGACGTCCGCCGGGGCGGTGAACAGATCTCGCTGACCACCACGGAGTTCGAGCTACTGCGCTTTCTGATGCGCAACCCGCGCCGCGCCGTCACTCGCGCGGAGATCCTGGATCAGGTCTGGAACTACGGCTTCGGCGGACGGTCCAGCATCGTCGACCTCTACATCTCCTACCTGCGTCGGAAGGTCGACACCAACCGTGAGCCGATGATCCACACCGTGCGAGGGGTCGGCTACATGCTGCGGCCGTCACCGTCACCGTGA
- a CDS encoding SulP family inorganic anion transporter, with amino-acid sequence MQPLTQPTTGSENPHRASTFLRHDLPASLVVFLVALPLSLGIAIASDAPVLAGLIAAIVGGVVAGALGGSPLQVSGPAAGLTVIVAGLIAEFGWAVTCAITVCAGLLQVLLGISRVGRAALAISPMVVHAMLAGIGVTIALQQVHVLLGGSSESSAWRNITELPGQLVDADHAGLAVGLLVIAILVAWRWAPARIRKVPGPLVAIVVASAVAALFALNVPRIQLNGSLLDALQTPALPTGSWGAFATGVITVALIASVESLLTAVAVDRMQDGPRSNLNRELVGQGVANVASGAIGGLPITGVIVRSSANVTAGAKTRASSILHGLWVLVFALPFAGLAQQIPTAALAGLLIVIGIQLVKLTHIKTAQRTGDIAVYSVTIIGVVFLNLLEGVLLGLALAIALTVWRVARARIHAQPAEHTDNDDWHIAVEGSCTFLSLPQLHTTLASVPPGIHVTLEMSVDFIDHAAHQVIEDWQRQHEASGGSVLVQEVGSVELRSALSGPPQRAFGLADKRLGVVPWSSWQDPHTKNGHERRDTPPQAVLDGLEVYHRRTAPQIRPHMAKLAHSHQSETLFITCTDARIVPNAITSSGPGDLFTVRNVGNLVPADQLDHSVEAAIAHAVGRLKVSSIVVCGHSACDAMNAALRGPGVAAENPPGDEYLRSWLTHAGPALDAFDEGRHPIAVSAGEQGFNTVDQLSMVSVAVQVDTLVRHPLVRERHEEGRLKVVGLFYDIASAKVLHVEPTAACSLSSIGPQHI; translated from the coding sequence TTGCAGCCCTTGACCCAACCGACTACGGGTTCTGAAAACCCGCACAGGGCGTCCACGTTCTTGCGCCATGACCTACCCGCCTCACTGGTGGTGTTCCTGGTGGCGTTACCGCTGTCGCTGGGCATTGCCATCGCCTCCGACGCGCCGGTGCTGGCCGGGCTGATCGCGGCCATCGTCGGCGGCGTGGTCGCCGGCGCGCTGGGCGGGTCGCCACTGCAGGTCAGCGGACCCGCGGCCGGGCTGACGGTCATCGTCGCCGGGCTGATCGCCGAATTCGGCTGGGCGGTGACCTGCGCGATCACCGTCTGCGCCGGCCTGCTGCAGGTTCTGCTCGGAATCAGCCGGGTCGGGCGGGCCGCGTTAGCCATCTCACCGATGGTGGTACACGCCATGCTGGCCGGTATCGGTGTGACGATCGCGCTGCAACAAGTCCACGTGCTGCTGGGTGGCAGCTCCGAGAGTTCAGCCTGGCGCAACATCACCGAACTGCCCGGTCAGCTGGTCGACGCCGACCACGCGGGGCTCGCCGTCGGACTGCTGGTGATCGCGATCCTCGTGGCATGGCGCTGGGCGCCGGCACGGATTCGCAAAGTGCCGGGCCCACTGGTCGCCATCGTCGTCGCCAGCGCGGTCGCGGCGCTCTTCGCGTTGAATGTGCCGCGTATCCAGCTCAACGGATCCCTGCTCGACGCCCTGCAGACACCCGCGCTGCCCACGGGAAGCTGGGGCGCGTTCGCGACGGGCGTCATCACCGTCGCGCTGATCGCCAGCGTGGAGAGCCTGCTCACCGCGGTCGCGGTCGATCGGATGCAGGACGGCCCGCGGTCGAACCTGAACCGTGAACTGGTGGGTCAGGGCGTTGCCAATGTGGCCTCCGGCGCGATCGGCGGCTTACCGATCACGGGTGTGATCGTGCGCAGTTCGGCGAACGTGACGGCTGGCGCCAAGACCCGGGCATCGTCGATCCTGCACGGGCTGTGGGTGCTGGTCTTCGCTCTCCCGTTCGCCGGCCTGGCCCAGCAGATCCCGACCGCCGCGCTGGCCGGACTGCTGATCGTGATCGGTATCCAGCTGGTCAAGCTCACCCACATCAAGACCGCACAGCGGACCGGCGATATCGCGGTCTACTCGGTGACGATCATCGGTGTCGTCTTCCTCAACCTGCTCGAAGGCGTGCTGCTCGGGCTGGCGCTGGCGATCGCGCTGACGGTGTGGCGGGTAGCGCGCGCCAGGATCCATGCCCAACCCGCCGAGCACACCGACAACGACGATTGGCACATCGCCGTCGAAGGGTCGTGCACGTTCTTGTCCCTGCCCCAGCTGCACACGACGCTGGCATCCGTACCGCCCGGCATCCACGTGACGCTGGAAATGTCGGTGGATTTCATCGACCATGCCGCGCACCAGGTGATCGAAGACTGGCAGCGCCAACATGAAGCCTCCGGCGGCAGCGTGCTGGTGCAGGAAGTCGGGTCCGTCGAACTTCGCAGCGCGCTGTCCGGGCCGCCGCAACGCGCGTTCGGCCTGGCCGATAAGCGGCTCGGCGTGGTGCCGTGGAGTTCCTGGCAGGACCCGCACACCAAGAACGGCCACGAGCGGCGCGACACCCCGCCGCAGGCGGTTCTCGACGGCCTGGAGGTCTATCACCGCAGGACCGCGCCTCAGATACGCCCGCATATGGCCAAACTGGCACACTCCCATCAGTCCGAGACGCTGTTCATCACCTGCACCGACGCCCGGATCGTGCCCAACGCGATCACCAGCAGCGGGCCCGGGGACCTGTTCACGGTGCGCAACGTCGGCAATCTGGTGCCCGCCGACCAGCTCGACCATTCTGTGGAAGCGGCGATCGCCCACGCGGTCGGCAGGCTGAAGGTGTCTTCGATCGTCGTATGCGGCCATTCCGCTTGCGACGCAATGAATGCCGCCCTGCGCGGGCCAGGCGTCGCGGCCGAAAACCCACCCGGCGATGAGTATTTGCGGTCCTGGCTCACACACGCCGGGCCGGCCTTGGACGCCTTCGACGAAGGCCGTCATCCCATCGCGGTATCGGCTGGCGAGCAAGGATTCAACACCGTGGATCAGCTGAGCATGGTCAGCGTTGCGGTCCAGGTGGACACCCTGGTGCGCCATCCGCTGGTCCGCGAGCGGCACGAGGAGGGCCGGCTGAAGGTCGTCGGGCTGTTCTATGACATTGCCAGCGCGAAGGTACTCCACGTCGAGCCCACCGCCGCATGTTCGTTGAGTTCGATTGGTCCTCAACATATTTGA